GCCGGCGTCTGGGTGCCGGGACGCGAGCCGCGGGCGCCCGTGCGGGCACCCGCCGGCGGCGCCGCGCTCGTCCGCGCGGACGACCTCGCGATCGGCCGCGGACGCGGGCCGGCGGTCGCCGACGGGCTGGCCGTCGCGCTCGCCTCCGGCCGCGTCGCCGCGCTCACGGGCCCGAACGGCGGCGGCAAGAGCACGCTCGCCCTCACGCTCGGCGGCCTGCTGCCGGCCCGGTCCGGCCGCGTCGTCGCGGAGCCCGGGCTCGCCGACGGGCTGTCCGCGGATCCGGCCGCATGGCGGTCCCGGGAGCTGGCGGCGCGCATCGGCACGGTCTTCCAGGATCCCGAGCACCAGTTCCTCGCCGCCACGGTCCGCGCCGAGCTCGAGGTCGGGCCGCGCGCCGTCGGCACCGGGGAGGCCGGGACCGCGCGCCGCGTCGACGAGCTCCTCGTCCGCCTGCGCCTCGACGGCCTCGCCCGCGCCAACCCCTTCACCCTCTCCGGCGGCGAGAAGCGGCGCCTGTCCGTCGCCACGGCCCTCGCCACCGCGCCGCGGCTGCTCGTCCTCGACGAGCCGACGTTCGGCCAGGACGCGCGCACGTGGGCTGAGCTCGTCGCGCTCCTCGCCGACCTCGTCGACCGCGAGGGCGTGGGCGTGCTCGTCGTCACGCACGACGCCGACCTGGTGCGTGCCCTCGCCGACGACGTGCTGCGCCTGGACCCCGCGCCCGACGCCCCGGCCCGGCTGCGGGTCGTCCGATGAGCGCGGTCCTCCCCGAGACGCGGCCCGCGGCGCGCGCCACGGGGCTCGCCGCGGTCAACCCCGTCGCCCGGCTCGCCGCGGCCCTCGTCCTGACCCTCGCGCTCGTGCTCAGCCTCGACGTCGTGTCCGCGGGCGTCGCGCTCCTGCTCGAGCTGCTGCTCCTGCCGGCCGCGGGGATCCGGCCGCGCGCGCTCCTCCTGCGCGGCGTCCCCGTCTGGATCGCCGCTCCCGGCGCGGGCCTCACGATCCTGCTCTACGGGCGCACCTCGGGCGACGTGTACGCGCAGTTCCTGCTCGTGGTCGTGAGCGAGGGATCCGTGCTGCTCGCCGTCGCCACCATGCTCCGGGTGCTCGCCATCGGGGTCGCGTCGCTCGTGCTGTTCTCCGCGGTGGACCCGACCGACCTCGCCGACGGCCTCGCGCAGGTGTGGCGCCTCCCGTCCCGCTTCGTGCTCGGCGCGCTCGCGGGCGTGCGGCTCGTCGGCCTCCTCCTCGACGACTGGCGCTCCCTCGAGCTCGCGCGCCGGGCGCGCGGCGTCGCCGACCGCGGCCGCGTCCGCCGCTTCGCGGGCCAGGCGTTCGCCCTGCTCGTGCTCTCCATCCGCCGCGGCAGCAAGCTGGCGACGGCGATGGAGGCGCGCGGGTTCGGCGG
This is a stretch of genomic DNA from Clavibacter zhangzhiyongii. It encodes these proteins:
- a CDS encoding energy-coupling factor transporter transmembrane component T family protein, which encodes MSAVLPETRPAARATGLAAVNPVARLAAALVLTLALVLSLDVVSAGVALLLELLLLPAAGIRPRALLLRGVPVWIAAPGAGLTILLYGRTSGDVYAQFLLVVVSEGSVLLAVATMLRVLAIGVASLVLFSAVDPTDLADGLAQVWRLPSRFVLGALAGVRLVGLLLDDWRSLELARRARGVADRGRVRRFAGQAFALLVLSIRRGSKLATAMEARGFGGPGARTWARPSVIGRREHLVVAIAVLVAVAAVGAAVAAGTWDFVAA